Proteins encoded by one window of Bactrocera oleae isolate idBacOlea1 chromosome 4, idBacOlea1, whole genome shotgun sequence:
- the Sec24AB gene encoding protein transport protein Sec24A — protein sequence MSGYANTNYGPPPMGQINFVNGLPATQQQQQTTQGVAGAPPPPFSANPQHQIQQQQQQILQQKQPQQQQLLSQPVHTLQSNMSKFLPPTSNSASSAALNGPTRPPTAATTQVPASNLPPHLRPPGMNVPPGGMPLTNGGSGSGDLSANSSRTASPSLAQQAQFGGYNAKPSMSQAPSGNVTPSNPQYSSASAAALSGSMQNLSINRTNGASPANIPPPTNMQQQRQPSIASNQTQQQQTPFPSNYQANFRTNAMNAPTPLVAQPPALQANVPPPHATAAYAMNTSFSQTAPTQTLNATAGAQPPVSSAAMFGTSRSQPILANAPPSAHPQPPQVATLTNANYAPSTPVGTMQPPLPPTSAAATALQQNQLNNNTQQQTSMLRKPMYPTGPPPMVATSPLQQQQPQLQQQQQPYAPVYQPQPGVFNGQPSTAPLQYQTQPYMQQSPPVHQQQFSQPQQQQPQQTPNFPIPSGDAYNQQMSVTQAGFSRLWGQDTIDLMQNRHILSPATLTPPRIVLNNQFHESINCNLNIMRSTIAKIPESNALLQKSRLPLGILIHPFRDINSLPVIQCPNIVRCRLCRTYINPFVYFVDSKMWKCNLCYRVNELPEDFQYDPATKTYGDVTRRPEVRSSTIEFIAPSEYMLRPPQPAIYLFLFDVSIIAQQSGYLENICATLSKHLDDMPGDARTQIGFIAYNSHVHFYSMAEGYNQPHELTLLDIDDPFLPRPDNLLVNMKECKELVKDLLTQLPKRFADTHDPGSALGSALQVAYKLMQASGGRVTVFQTCLPNKGPGSLEPREDPNNRSAKDVAHLNPATDFYKRFALECSGYQIAVDLFLLNQQYSDMATISGISKYSGGCVHHFPLYQKTKPQIVDSVKQCFKRYLVRKIGFEAVMRIRCTRGLQVHTFHGNFFVRSTDLLSLPNVNPDAGYGMQISYEESLSEAKTVCFQAALLYTNSEGERRIRVHTMCLPVTGSLPEVMHAADTEAIIGLLSKMAVDRSLTSNVADAREAFINATVDIFNAFKIAQNLPSGQSGQLIAPRSLALMPLYISALLKHPAFRVGTSTRLDDRVYAMDCMKTLPLDQLMKFIYPEFYLIDTLFYPNANTLEDDDEEDLPELPRLQLSAEFLDSRSIFLLDCGNLIIIYVGMNVPVNVLEGVFGVKATAELPDYLYGLPNVTSPANNVLKRFILHLNDDKPNPPIVQIIRDTSTAKPQFIEKLVDDRSESSLSYYEFLQHIRTQVK from the exons ATGTCTGGCTATGCGAATACAAATTACGGTCCTCCGCCCATGGggcaaataaattttgtgaacgGCTTACCAGCcacacaacagcagcagcaaacaaCTCAAGGAGTTGCCGGTGCACCGCCACCGCCCTTCTCCGCAAATCCTCAACACCAAattcagcagcagcaacaacaaatactacaacagaaacaaccacaacaacagcaattattGTCGCAGCCGGTTCACACGTTGCAAAGTAATATGAGTAAATTTTTGCCACCAACGTCAAACTCTGCGTCATCAGCAGCACTTAATGGACCAACGAGACccccaacagcagcaacaacacaagTGCCAGCTAGTAATTTGCCGCCACATCTGCGACCGCCAGGCATGAACGTTCCACCGGGAGGTATGCCCTTGACCAATGGTGGAAGCGGCAGCGGTGATTTGAGCGCGAACTCTTCGCGCACAGCATCACCTTCACTGGCGCAGCAAGCACAATTTGGCGGATATAACGCCAAACCGTCAATGAGTCAAGCGCCTAGTGGCAATGTAACACCAAGTAATCCACAATACTCGTCAGCAAGCGCTGCAGCTTTGTCGGGCAGTATGCAAAACTTAAGTATTAATCGCACCAATGGCGCGTCGCCGGCGAACATTCCTCCTCCAACGAATATGCAGCAACAGCGGCAACCATCGATAGCATCAAATCAGACGCAGCAGCAGCAAACCCCGTTCCCAAGCAATTACCAG gcCAATTTTCGTACTAATGCCATGAATGCACCCACACCTCTGGTTGCACAGCCGCCAGCATTGCAAGCAAACGTTCCGCCACCACACGCGACCGCCGCTTATGCCATGAATACATCGTTCAGCCAAACAGCACCAACGCAAACTTTGAACGCAACGGCGGGTGCGCAACCACCAGTCAGCAGTGCGGCTATGTTCGGAACATCGCGTTCGCAGCCTATTTTGGCAAATGCGCCACCAAGTGCACATCCACAGCCGCCACAAGTAGCGACACTTACGAATGCCAATTACGCACCGAGCACTCCAGTTGGTACCATGCAGCCACCACTACCGCCGACAAGTGCTGCCGCAACAGCCCTGCAGCAAAATCAGTTGAATAACAATACACAGCAACAAACGTCGATGCTACGCAAGCCCATGTATCCTACTGGACCGCCACCAATGGTGGCGACTTCACCGctacagcaacagcaaccacagctgcaacagcagcagcaacccTATGCGCCAGTGTATCAGCCACAGCCGGGTGTATTCAATGGCCAGCCTAGTACTGCACCATTGCAATATCAAACACAGCCTTATATGCAGCAATCGCCGCCAGTACATCAGCAGCAATTCTCTCAGCCGCAACAGCAGCAGCCACAACAAACACCGAACTTTCCTATACCTAGCGGTGACGCATATAATCAGCAAATGAGTGTCACACAAGCGGGTTTCAGTCGTCTATGGGGTCAAGATACCATTGATTTAATGCAAAATCGTCACATTTTGTCACCTGCCACTCTAACACCTCCCCGCATTGTACTCAACAATCAATTCCACGAATCGattaattgcaatttaaa CATAATGCGTAGTACTATTGCCAAAATACCAGAAAGCAATGCTTTGCTACAAAAGTCTCGTTTGCCATTGGGCATTTTGATACATCCATTCCGTGATATTAat AGTTTACCAGTAATTCAGTGTCCCAACATTGTGCGTTGTCGTTTGTGTCGCACGTACATAAATCCCTTTGTATATTTCGTCGACAGTAAAATGTGGAAGTGCAATCTTTGCTATCGGGTCAATGAAT TGCCCGAAGATTTTCAATATGATCCAGCAACGAAAACATATGGTGATGTAACACGTCGTCCGGAAGTGCGTTCGAGCACTATTGAATTTATTGCACCTTCCGAATATATG TTACGCCCACCGCAACCCGCCATCTATTTGTTCCTGTTCGATGTTTCCATTATTGCCCAACAAAGCGGTTATCTGGAGAATATTTGCGCCACACTGAGTAAACACTTAGACGATATGCCGGGTGATGCACGCACTCAAATCGGCTTTATTGCATACAACAGTCACGTGCATTTCTACAGCATGGCTGAGGGCTATAATCAGCCACATGAACTGACGTTGCTCGATATAGATG atCCGTTTCTGCCGCGACCTGACAATCTATTGGTCAATATGAAGGAGTGCAAAGAATTAGTAAAGGATTTACTAACACAACTGCCTAAGCGTTTTGCCGACACACACGACCCGGGTTCAGCGCTCGGCTCTGCTTTGCAGGTTGCTTATAAGCTGATG CAAGCATCTGGCGGTCGCGTGACTGTTTTCCAAACGTGCCTTCCCAATAAAGGACCCGGTTCGCTGGAACCGCGTGAAGATCCCAACAATCGATCCGCCAAGGATGTGGCTCATCTAAATCCAGCAACAGATTTCTACAAGCGCTTTGCCTTAGAATGTTCGGGCTACCAAATTGCAGTGGATTTGTTTTTGCTGAATCAACAGTATAGTGATATGGCAACGATAT CGGGCATCAGCAAATATAGTGGCGGCTGCGTGCATCACTTTCCGCTCTATCAGAAAACGAAGCCGCAGATTGTGGACTCAGTAAAGCAATGCTTCAAACGTTATCTGGTGCGTAAGATCGGCTTTGAGGCTGTGATGCGCATTCGCTGTACACGCGGCCTACAGGTGCACACATTCCATGGCAATTTCTTCGTGCGTTCAACAGATTTACTTTCATTGCCGAATGTCAACCCGGATGCAGGCTACGGCATGCAG ATTTCTTACGAGGAGTCGTTGAGTGAAGCGAAAACGGTCTGCTTCCAAGCAGCGCTGCTGTACACGAACAGTGAGGGCGAACGTCGCATACGTGTCCATACAATGTGCCTACCCGTAACCGGCTCACTGCCCGAAGTTATGCATGCCGCCGATACGGAAGCCATAATTGGTTTGCTTTCGAAAATGGCAGTTGATCGGTCGCTGACGTCAAATGTTGCCGATGCGCGCGAAGCGTTCATCAATGCGACTGTAGATAtattcaatgcatttaaaattgCACAAAATCTACCCTCCGGCCAGAGTGGTCAATTGATTGCGCCACGCAGTTTGGCACTGATGCCATTATATATATCGGCGTTACTCAAACAC CCGGCTTTCCGTGTCGGCACCAGCACCCGTCTAGATGATCGCGTATATGCGATGGATTGCATGAAAACATTGCCATTGGATCAGTTAATGAAATTCATTTATccagaattttatttaattgacaCACTGTTCTATCCGAATGCGAATACGTTAGAAGATGATGATGAGGAAGATTTACCGGAATTACCGCGTTTGCAGCTATCGGCTGAATT CTTGGATTCGcgttcaatatttttgttggaTTGTGGGAATCTAATTATCATCTATGTTGGCATGAATGTGCCCGTCAATGTGCTGGAAGGTGTATTTG GTGTTAAAGCGACCGCAGAATTGCCCGACTATTTGTATGGCTTGCCGAATGTGACTAGTCCGGCTAATAATGTTTTAAAACGATTTATCTTGCATTTGAATGATGACAAACCGAATCCGCCAATAGTACAGATTATAAG GGACACGAGTACGGCCAAGCCACAGTTTATTGAGAAATTAGTCGATGATCGCAGTGAATCTAGTTTAtcatattatgaatttttgcaACATATACGGACTCAGGTTAAATAG
- the vimar gene encoding GTPase-GDP dissociation stimulator vimar isoform X2 → MALAQSEELNIRKEAAKCIAEITKSEVQRKKFTKREIIEVFLKCLRELPADANMELPIQICRALGNICYLNDEARDLILELHGDEVLVRLLDITHVDDTENALQFIKVRGGLLSNYLLGGEGLAKRALDLEIMQKLQQIITIGMSNVDEHEDLLLNTLPLLSILTENAPDLNFDANLNIQLSHILAASTNPDLAEMCLELLHYQAENDDVKLLLAKDGLCETIYNLLEKYKTLASTSEARALMKLACELIVLILTGDESMHYLYSTPLLKSMEDWLDSEDIDLLTTGVLALGNFARTDSHCIYMVENKIMNKLLDVLAKNNGVKDDVRLQHALLSALRNLVIPKPNKNAVIQAGLVETILPMLEIHQPPVVFKLLGTLRMTVDGQEKLALELLRNKALIEQLVHWSKSSDYAGVTGESLRLMAWLIKHAYLGRIAYALPRKGDAPVEHFADKLPPEDYDRSSLQAFIAIEGTVEAMINMLTSQHLVMQNEALIALCILSVVYLTNSAAAKSDDVNLAEIYIKYEVGKKLAELIRKSSDTMTKEIVENLQNFNNLLRTSGKLVTHLEENNINELLKSIPILTEYCTL, encoded by the exons ATGGCTTTGGCACAATCAGAGGAATTGAACATACGCAAGGAGGCAGCAAAATGCATTGCCGAAATCACAAAATCCGAAGTGCAAcgtaaaaaattcacaaaacgtgaaattatcgaAGTGTTTCTGAAATGTCTACGCGAGCTGCCGGCCGATGCGAATATGGAGTTGCCCATACAAATATGCCGAGCTCTCGGCAATATCTGCTATTTGAATGATGAGGCGCGCGATCTCATACTCGAGCTGCATGGCGACGAAGTGCTTGTGCGCCTGCTCGACATAACGCATGTAGACGACACAGAGAACGCATTACAGTTTATTAAAGTGCGCGGCGGTTTGCTTTCGAATTATTTATTGGGTGGCGAGGGTTTGGCTAAACGCGCCCTGGATTTGGAAATTATGCAAAAGCTACAACAGATCATTACAATCGGCATGAGCAATGTTGATGAACATGAAGATCTGCTATTGAATACTCTACCGCTGTTGAGCATACTAACGGAAAATGCGCCCGATTTAAACTTTGATGCGAATCTCAATATACAGTTGTCACATATTTTGGCTGCCTCCACAAATCCCGATTTAGCGGAAATGTGCCTTGAATTGTTGCATTATCAGGCGGAAAATGATGATGTGAAATTGCTGCTGGCAAAGGATGGCCTCTGTGAGACGATCTATAATCTGCTTGAGAAATATAAGACTTTGGCGAGTACCAGTGAGGCGCGTGCGCTTATGAAGCTGGCATGCGAATTGATTGTATTAATACTCACGGGAG ACGAATCAATGCATTATCTTTACTCGACGCCACTGCTAAAAAGCATGGAGGACTGGCTCGATTCGGAAGACATCGATCTTCTCACCACCGGTGTGCTTGCGCTGGGCAATTTCGCGCGTACAGACAGCCATTGCATTTATATGGTAGAAAATAAGATTATGAACAAATTACTCGATGTCTTGGCCAAAAATAATGGCGTAAAAGACGATGTGCGCCTGCAGCATGCACTGCTGAGCGCATTGCGTAATCTTGTCATACCGAAGCCAAACAAAaatgctgtcatacaagctggaCTTGTTGAAACCATACTGCCAATGCTGGAGATACATCAGCCGCCGGTCGTCTTCAAGCTGTTGGGTACTTTACGCATGACAGTGGATGGTCAAG AAAAACTGGCTTTGGAACTGCTACGCAATAAGGCACTTATCGAGCAACTTGTACACTGGAGCAAATCGTCAGACTATGCTGGCGTCACTGGCGAGTCGCTAAGGCTAATGGCTTGGCTAATCAAGCACGCCTATTTGGGTCGCATCGCTTACGCCTTGCCACGCAAAGGTGATGCACCGGTTGAACATTTCGCAGATAAGCTGCCACCAGAGGATTACGATCGCAGCAGCTTGCAAGCATTCATCGCCATTGAAGGCACCGTCGAGGCTATGATCAACATGTTGACATCACAACATTTAGTCATGCAAAACGAAGCGCTAATTGCCTTATGTATATTGTCTGTGGTGTATTTGACGAATAGCGCTGCCGCCAAGAGTGATGATGTGAATCTGGCAgagatttatattaaatatgaagttgGTAAGAAATTGGCAGAATTAATACGTAAATCATCGGACACAATGACCAAGGAGATTGTggaaaatttgcaaaactttaATAATCTACTGCGCACTTCCGGCAAATTGGTGACGCATCTGGAGGAGAACAATATCAATGAGTTGCTGAAGTCGATACCGATACTAACCGAGTACTGCACACTCTAA
- the vimar gene encoding GTPase-GDP dissociation stimulator vimar isoform X1 — protein MASEIDDLIEKLKSISVSVENTSSDSYSNTNNLLTQISATKDPKLFDKHELADLFMALAQSEELNIRKEAAKCIAEITKSEVQRKKFTKREIIEVFLKCLRELPADANMELPIQICRALGNICYLNDEARDLILELHGDEVLVRLLDITHVDDTENALQFIKVRGGLLSNYLLGGEGLAKRALDLEIMQKLQQIITIGMSNVDEHEDLLLNTLPLLSILTENAPDLNFDANLNIQLSHILAASTNPDLAEMCLELLHYQAENDDVKLLLAKDGLCETIYNLLEKYKTLASTSEARALMKLACELIVLILTGDESMHYLYSTPLLKSMEDWLDSEDIDLLTTGVLALGNFARTDSHCIYMVENKIMNKLLDVLAKNNGVKDDVRLQHALLSALRNLVIPKPNKNAVIQAGLVETILPMLEIHQPPVVFKLLGTLRMTVDGQEKLALELLRNKALIEQLVHWSKSSDYAGVTGESLRLMAWLIKHAYLGRIAYALPRKGDAPVEHFADKLPPEDYDRSSLQAFIAIEGTVEAMINMLTSQHLVMQNEALIALCILSVVYLTNSAAAKSDDVNLAEIYIKYEVGKKLAELIRKSSDTMTKEIVENLQNFNNLLRTSGKLVTHLEENNINELLKSIPILTEYCTL, from the exons ATGGCAA GCGAAATCGATGATTTGATAGAGAAGCTGAAATCGATCTCGGTGAGTGTGGAGAACACGTCCAGTGACAGCtacagcaacaccaacaaccTACTCACCCAAATATCCGCTACGAAAGACCCCAAACTCTTCGACAAACATGAATTGGCCGATCTCTTCATGGCTTTGGCACAATCAGAGGAATTGAACATACGCAAGGAGGCAGCAAAATGCATTGCCGAAATCACAAAATCCGAAGTGCAAcgtaaaaaattcacaaaacgtgaaattatcgaAGTGTTTCTGAAATGTCTACGCGAGCTGCCGGCCGATGCGAATATGGAGTTGCCCATACAAATATGCCGAGCTCTCGGCAATATCTGCTATTTGAATGATGAGGCGCGCGATCTCATACTCGAGCTGCATGGCGACGAAGTGCTTGTGCGCCTGCTCGACATAACGCATGTAGACGACACAGAGAACGCATTACAGTTTATTAAAGTGCGCGGCGGTTTGCTTTCGAATTATTTATTGGGTGGCGAGGGTTTGGCTAAACGCGCCCTGGATTTGGAAATTATGCAAAAGCTACAACAGATCATTACAATCGGCATGAGCAATGTTGATGAACATGAAGATCTGCTATTGAATACTCTACCGCTGTTGAGCATACTAACGGAAAATGCGCCCGATTTAAACTTTGATGCGAATCTCAATATACAGTTGTCACATATTTTGGCTGCCTCCACAAATCCCGATTTAGCGGAAATGTGCCTTGAATTGTTGCATTATCAGGCGGAAAATGATGATGTGAAATTGCTGCTGGCAAAGGATGGCCTCTGTGAGACGATCTATAATCTGCTTGAGAAATATAAGACTTTGGCGAGTACCAGTGAGGCGCGTGCGCTTATGAAGCTGGCATGCGAATTGATTGTATTAATACTCACGGGAG ACGAATCAATGCATTATCTTTACTCGACGCCACTGCTAAAAAGCATGGAGGACTGGCTCGATTCGGAAGACATCGATCTTCTCACCACCGGTGTGCTTGCGCTGGGCAATTTCGCGCGTACAGACAGCCATTGCATTTATATGGTAGAAAATAAGATTATGAACAAATTACTCGATGTCTTGGCCAAAAATAATGGCGTAAAAGACGATGTGCGCCTGCAGCATGCACTGCTGAGCGCATTGCGTAATCTTGTCATACCGAAGCCAAACAAAaatgctgtcatacaagctggaCTTGTTGAAACCATACTGCCAATGCTGGAGATACATCAGCCGCCGGTCGTCTTCAAGCTGTTGGGTACTTTACGCATGACAGTGGATGGTCAAG AAAAACTGGCTTTGGAACTGCTACGCAATAAGGCACTTATCGAGCAACTTGTACACTGGAGCAAATCGTCAGACTATGCTGGCGTCACTGGCGAGTCGCTAAGGCTAATGGCTTGGCTAATCAAGCACGCCTATTTGGGTCGCATCGCTTACGCCTTGCCACGCAAAGGTGATGCACCGGTTGAACATTTCGCAGATAAGCTGCCACCAGAGGATTACGATCGCAGCAGCTTGCAAGCATTCATCGCCATTGAAGGCACCGTCGAGGCTATGATCAACATGTTGACATCACAACATTTAGTCATGCAAAACGAAGCGCTAATTGCCTTATGTATATTGTCTGTGGTGTATTTGACGAATAGCGCTGCCGCCAAGAGTGATGATGTGAATCTGGCAgagatttatattaaatatgaagttgGTAAGAAATTGGCAGAATTAATACGTAAATCATCGGACACAATGACCAAGGAGATTGTggaaaatttgcaaaactttaATAATCTACTGCGCACTTCCGGCAAATTGGTGACGCATCTGGAGGAGAACAATATCAATGAGTTGCTGAAGTCGATACCGATACTAACCGAGTACTGCACACTCTAA
- the LOC138856860 gene encoding dnaJ homolog subfamily B member 12: MDAQQEEAQRYINVAMREINTGNYDNAIKLLRKAKELYPDSQADELQELLAKLNASASATQQQSAEGATTSGFSSNSNAAYGSDSPTRLRQRRQNSNNNNNSSSNTDASATHGYTRDQLDLVKRINKCKNFYQVLNVPRSATDSDIKRAYKRLALQLHPDKNQAPGAAEAFKLLANSVAVLTDERRRKDYDASGANTLTTQASSTNLGANQQHEHYNGAYFHGGSTFESAFGDDITAEELFNIFFGNFPPHARPSQRRPYQPANQRQPQERNQQPSLAFGLILVLILISMFSSFLTSDPLYSLVPSSKYPVQRETQHLSVPYYVKTSFSGDYQGSLGRLENSVEEDFIYSMKQNCYRERSYREGMMARARSYGSSMKFAQAQALKIPSCEKLSKIGITRYSLY, encoded by the exons ATGGATGCGCAACAAGAAGAAGCACAACGTTACATCAACGTTGCCATGCGTGAAATCAACACCGGCAACTATGATAATGCCATTAAACTGCTTAGAAAGGCAAAGGAGCTCTACCCAGATTCGCAAGCAGACGAGCTACAAGAGCTGCTAGCCAAATTAAACGCCAGCGCTTCGGCAACACAGCAGCAAAGCGCCGAAGGAGCTACTACCTCAGGATTTAGCTCCAATTCGAATGCAGCTTACGGCAGTGATTCGCCCACACGCTTGCGTCAGCGTCGTCAAAAttcgaacaacaacaacaacagcagcagcaatacCGATGCAAGTGCTACGCATGGCTACACCAGGGACCAACTCGATTTGGTGAAGCGCATAAATAAATGCAAGAATTTCTATCAGGTTTTGAATGTGCCGCGTTCCGCTACAGATTCGGACATCAAACGCGCCTATAAGCGGCTCGCATTGCAATTGCATCCGGACAAGAATCAAGCGCCCGGCGCTGCCGAGGCTTTTAAACTGCTGGCCAATTCAGTGGCGGTGCTCACCGATGAGCGGCGTCGCAAGGATTACGATGCGTCCGGTGCGAATACTTTGACGACACAAGCCAGTAGCACGAATTTGGGTGCCAACCAGCAGCATGAACACTATAACGGCGCTTACTTTCATGGTGGCAGCACTTTTGAATCGGCCTTCGGCGATGATATCACTGCAGAGGAGTTATTCAATATATTCTTTGGCAACTTTCCGCCACATGCGCGCCCATCGCAGAGGCGCCCCTATCAGCCGGCAAATCAGCGTCAACCTCAGGAGCGTAATCAACAACCAAGCTTGGCTTTTGGTTTGATTTTGGTGTTGATTTTGATTTCGATGTTTTCGTCATTCCTTACATCCGATCCATTGTACAGTTTGGTGCCGTCGAG CAAATATCCCGTGCAACGTGAGACGCAACACCTCTCCGTGCCATATTATGTAAAGACAAGCTTCAGCGGCGATTATCAGGGCTCATTGGGACGTTTAGAGAATTCCGTCGAGGAGGATTTCATCTATTCGATGAAACAGAATTGTTATCGCGAACGCAGCTACC GTGAAGGCATGATGGCACGTGCACGCAGTTACGGCAGCAGCATGAAGTTCGCACAGGCGCAAGCACTGAAAATACCATCATGTGAGAAGCTATCGAAAATTGGCATAACACGCTATTCGCTTTACTAA